From the genome of Streptomyces sp. NBC_00523:
GAGGAGTTCGGGGTAGGCCGCGGTCAGCCGGTCGTACACCCGCATGGCCGGGATCGAGCGGGAGAAGGTGTCCTTGCCGGGGTCGACGAGCTTGAGGCCGAGGGCGGGCGCGGCGACGGCGAGCATGACCAGGACCGAGGCGCACAGGGTGGCCACGGGGTGGCGCTGCGCGGGGCGCAGGAGGGCGGTGAAGATCCGGCCGTTCTCGGGCTTCGCGGCGGCCGGTGCCCCGCGGCCGGACCGCCGGGCGGCCTTCCGTGCGGACTTCCGAGCGGCGCGCCGCTCGGCGCGGTGGCCCAGCTTGACCAGCAGGGCGGGGAGCACGGTGAGCGAGCTGAGCACGGCCACGGCGACGACGAGGATGGTGCCGGTGGCCAGCGAGGAGAAGATGACGTCCGTGGAGAGGTAGAGGGTCGCGGTGCAGACGATCACCGCGAGGCCGGAGACCACGACGGCCCGGCCGGCCGTGGCCGCCGCGAGCTCCACCAGCGCCTCGGGGGTGAGCCGGCCGCCCGCGCGGGCTCGCTCCTCGCGTTCGCGCTTCAGGTAGAAGAGCGTGTAGTCGACGCCGACCGCGAGGCCCATGAGCAGGATCATGTTGGTGCCGACGCCCGGGTCGGGCAGCAGGTGCGAGGCCAGCATCGACAGGCCCATCGTCGCGGCGATGGAGGAGAGCGCGAGCAGCAGCGGCACCCCGGCCATGACCACCGAGCCGAACACGGCCAGCAGGATGACGAGGGTGACCGGCAGGGAGAGCCGTTCGGAGAGCGCGAGGTCGTCGCCGCGCTGGTCGTTGACGCCCTTGCTGATGGCCGGTGAGCCGGTCTCCTCGACGACGAGCTCCGGGTGGGCAGCGGCCACCCCTGCGGTCTCGGCGAGGAGCGGGACGACGTTCTTCCGGCCGTCCAGCTCGGCGCCCTCCATGACGACGCTCACCCGCAGGGCGGTGCCGTCCGCCGAGGGGACCGGCGCCTCCACGTCCCGCACCTCGTCCAAGGCCCGCATGCGGGAGGTGAGTTCGCGGGCGGCCGCCTGCGCCCGTGCGGTGTCCAGGGGGCCGGAGGCGGACCGGATCAGGATGTGTTCGGTGGGGCGGCGCTGGAGGCCGGCGTCGGTGGCCGTCGACTCGGCGCGACCGGCCTCGCCGACCCAGAAGTCCTCGGTGGTGGCCGCGTGGGAGCCCGCCGCGATGCCGGTCCCGAGGCAGAGGAGGACGAAGAGGAACCATCCGGTGATCGCGCGCCAGGGGTGCCGGGCGCTCCACCGGGCCAGGTGTACGGGTCGAAGTCTCATGCCCTCCATGCTGTTGCGGAGGGGGGTGCGCCCGGCAGCCTCGACCGGTGGAACCGGGGGTCCACCGGTCGGTGGACACGAACTACGGCTCAGGCGCGGTGAGATACCGCTGAACGGTGGCCCCGAGCCAGTCCACGATCTCCTCCGGGTCGAGCGCCACGCTCGCCGGGAAGCGCAGTACGTAACGCGTCAGCGCGAGGCCCAGCACCGCCGAGGCGCAGAACGCCGCCCGCGTCGACGCCTGTTCGGCTGCGTGGCCCAGGCGGCGGGCCAGCGGGATGAGCTGGTCGCGCAGCACGGTCTGCATGCGGTCGGCGGCGGCCGGATCGGTGGAGCCGACCCGCAGCAGTGCGGTGAGCTCTCCGTTCTCCTCCCAGAGGGTGAGGAAGTGGCGCACCAGCGTGCGGCCGATCTCGTCGTGCGGTTCGAGGGGCAGGCCGGGCAGTCCGGGGTCGATGGCCACGGGCCATGGGCCTGGTTATCGGTGTCCTGCTGGTCACGGGCCACCGCCGCGCCCTGGGCCTGGTGCTGCTGATGGAGGCCGTCGCCCCGTTCGGCGACATGGTCAACGTGCTGGCCCATGACGGACCGCTCTCCGCCGCGTTCGGCATCCACGGTCTGACCAGCGCGTTCATCGCGGTCACCGGACTGCTGACGCTGCGCGAGACCGGCCGGGCGCGCCCGGCCCCGGCGCCGCGGCCCGCCTGACCCGTCAGAGCCGCGCCGCGAGGCGGGCCTTCGCCTCCGGCCACTCGTCCGCGAGCAGCGAGAAGTACACCGTGTCGCGCCAACTCCCGTCCGGGCGGCGGCGGTGGCGGCGCAGGACGCCCTCATGGCGGGCGCCGAGGCGGGCGATCGCCTTCTGGGAGCGCTCGTTGAGGTGGTCGGTCTTCAACTGGACGCGGCCCATGCCCAGATCCTCGAAGGCGTGGCCGAGCAGGAGCAGCTTGGTCTCCGTGTTCACCGCGGAGCGCCAGTACGCGCGGCCGTACCAGGTCGAGCCGATCTCCAGGCGCTCGTGCGCCGCGTCGATGTCCAGGAAGGACGTCCAGCCGATGGCCCGTCCGGTGGCCAGGTGGACGACGGCGAAGGGGACGTACGAGGTGTTGGCGAGCATCGCGGCGAGCGCGGCCTCCATGTCCTCCCGGGTGCGGGGCACCGGGCCGCCGAGCCAGCGCCAGACCTCCTCGTCGCCCCCGCCCGCGGCGAAGAGGTCGTCCAGGTGGGCCGGGGCGAGCGGTTCGACGCGGACATGGCGACCGGTCAGGGTCACGGGGAGGGGGTGCGTGGCGGCCATACCCGCCACCCTACCCTCGTACGTACTAGCGGCAAACTACTTATGCACTAGTGCGTATTTCCCGCATCCTCCGTGTCCGCCTCACCCTCGCGCCCGGCCGCCGCGCGCATGGCCGCCGCCATCGACCGGATCTCGGGCAGCTCGTCGTACAGCGCCTGGCCGGGGCAGCTCGTCTGGTAGGTGTCGCGGTGGCCGGAGATGACGTTCAGCACGGCCACGTCGCCCTTGGGGTAGCGGCTCGCGTCGTTGGTCGAGCGCAGCCTCACCTTGCCGCGCGGGTCCTCGCCGGGGCGCAGCTTCCACGCCGCGAGGGTCGCCAGGGCCCGCACGACCGGGGCCGGGACCTTCTCGCCGTCGCGGTAGTCGCCCAGCACCGCGATGCCCACGCTGTCCGCGTTGAAGCCGGTGGTGTGGGCGCCGCGCACCGAGCGCGTGATGCCTCCGGCCCGGCCCTCGTAGATCGTGCCGCACCGGTCGACCAGGAAGTTGTAGCCGATGTCGTCCCAGCCCCGGCCCTTGATGTGGGCCTCCTCGACGTTCCGGATCAGCTCGGGCGCCTCGGCGCAGTCGTAGTCGTTGGTCTCGCCCGTGTGGTGGACGAAGACCGCGCGGACGGCGCCCGTGTAGGCGGCGCGTTCCCGGACGATGGACTCGTCCGCGTGCCAGGCCGTCCGGCTGACGATCACGGGCTGCGCCGCGGCCACCGCCCGGGTACTACGGGGGGCGGCGGGCGGCTCGGCCAGGATGTGGGGCACCGGGGCGTCCCGCGGCACCAG
Proteins encoded in this window:
- a CDS encoding MMPL family transporter, translated to MRLRPVHLARWSARHPWRAITGWFLFVLLCLGTGIAAGSHAATTEDFWVGEAGRAESTATDAGLQRRPTEHILIRSASGPLDTARAQAAARELTSRMRALDEVRDVEAPVPSADGTALRVSVVMEGAELDGRKNVVPLLAETAGVAAAHPELVVEETGSPAISKGVNDQRGDDLALSERLSLPVTLVILLAVFGSVVMAGVPLLLALSSIAATMGLSMLASHLLPDPGVGTNMILLMGLAVGVDYTLFYLKREREERARAGGRLTPEALVELAAATAGRAVVVSGLAVIVCTATLYLSTDVIFSSLATGTILVVAVAVLSSLTVLPALLVKLGHRAERRAARKSARKAARRSGRGAPAAAKPENGRIFTALLRPAQRHPVATLCASVLVMLAVAAPALGLKLVDPGKDTFSRSIPAMRVYDRLTAAYPELLVKHEVVTRTSPGRAPETRAALTELGRRAQADPLFARTGKPVLRTSADGRVTVLELAVPHPAPSDEAIASLEHLRDRYIPATVGKLPGTDTAVSGDVARGQDYVHHERGKLPLVIGFLLLFTFVTTAVAFRSAVIGLIGVVLNLLSAAAALGALVLVFQGTWAEGLLDFDSLGAIASRVPLFLFVLLFGLSMDYQVFVVSRIKEAMDHGMTAREAVLEGIARSAKVVTSAALVMVTIFAAFVFLHLTEMKQMGFCLAVAVLLDAVVIRMMILPSLLLLLGERAWPGKRPAPAAAEPLPTGGVSSARAGSAAPGTAPRRVAGTPEWLRHEDVPAPCDAPHQTPRPIRP
- a CDS encoding DUF4267 domain-containing protein, producing the protein MGLVIGVLLVTGHRRALGLVLLMEAVAPFGDMVNVLAHDGPLSAAFGIHGLTSAFIAVTGLLTLRETGRARPAPAPRPA
- a CDS encoding GNAT family N-acetyltransferase: MAATHPLPVTLTGRHVRVEPLAPAHLDDLFAAGGGDEEVWRWLGGPVPRTREDMEAALAAMLANTSYVPFAVVHLATGRAIGWTSFLDIDAAHERLEIGSTWYGRAYWRSAVNTETKLLLLGHAFEDLGMGRVQLKTDHLNERSQKAIARLGARHEGVLRRHRRRPDGSWRDTVYFSLLADEWPEAKARLAARL
- a CDS encoding peptidoglycan recognition protein family protein, producing MWPHRIWLGAAVLPLALLVPRDAPVPHILAEPPAAPRSTRAVAAAQPVIVSRTAWHADESIVRERAAYTGAVRAVFVHHTGETNDYDCAEAPELIRNVEEAHIKGRGWDDIGYNFLVDRCGTIYEGRAGGITRSVRGAHTTGFNADSVGIAVLGDYRDGEKVPAPVVRALATLAAWKLRPGEDPRGKVRLRSTNDASRYPKGDVAVLNVISGHRDTYQTSCPGQALYDELPEIRSMAAAMRAAAGREGEADTEDAGNTH